A genomic segment from Phragmites australis chromosome 6, lpPhrAust1.1, whole genome shotgun sequence encodes:
- the LOC133921150 gene encoding ferredoxin--nitrite reductase, chloroplastic: MASSASLQRFLSPSPQAASSRWRPGSARATVSASAPSSPPAAAEVPAERLEPRVEKRDGGYWVLKEKYRTALNPQEKVKLEKEPMGLFMEDGIKDLAKIPMEEIDAAKITKDDVDIRLKWLGLFHRRKHQYGRFMMRLKLPNGVTTSEQTRYLASVIEAYGEDGCADVTTRQNWQIRGVTLPDVPAILDGLRAVGLTSLQSGMDNVRNPVGNPLAGIDPDEIVDTRPYTNLLSSYITTNSQGNPTITNLPRKWNVCVIGSHDLYEHPHINDLAYMPAVKDGKFGFNLLVGGFISPKRWGEALPLDAWVAGDDVVPACKAILEAYRDLGFRGNRQKTRMMWLIDELGMEVFRSEVEKRMPNGVLERAAPEDLIDNKWQRRDYLGVHPQKQEGLSYVGLHVPVGRLQAADMFELARLADEYGSGELRLTVEQNIVLPNVKNERLDALLAEPLLQQKLSPQPSLLLKGLVACTGNQFCGQAIIETKARALQVTQEVEKRVSVLRPVRMHWTGCPNSCGQVQVADIGFMGCLTKDSNGKIVEAADIFVGGRVGSDSHLTDVYKKSVPCKDLGPIVADLLVERFGAVPREREEDEE, from the exons AtggcctcctccgcctccctgCAGCGCTTTCTCTCGCCCTCCCCGCAAGCGGCGTCCTCCCGCTGGCGCCCCGGCAGCGCCCGGGCGACCGTCTCCGCCTCCGCGCCGTCGTCCCCGCCGGCAGCTGCGGAAGTCCCGGCGGAGCGGCTGGAGCCGAGGGTAGAGAAGAGGGACGGGGGGTACTGGGTGCTCAAGGAGAAGTACCGCACGGCGCTGAACCCGCAGGAGAAGGTGAAGCTGGAGAAGGAGCCCATGGGGCTGTTCATGGAGGACGGCATCAAGGACCTCGCCAAGATTCCCATGGAGGAGATCGACGCCGCCAAGATCACCAAGGATGACGTCGACATCCGGCTCAAGTGGCTCGGCCTCTTCCACCGCCGCAAGCACCAGT ACGGACGCTTCATGATGCGGCTGAAGCTGCCGAACGGCGTGACGACGAGCGAGCAGACGCGATACCTGGCGAGTGTCATCGAGGCGTACGGTGAGGACGGGTGCGCCGACGTGACCACCCGGCAGAACTGGCAGATCCGCGGTGTCACGCTCCCGGACGTGCCGGCCATCCTCGACGGGCTCCGCGCCGTCGGCCTCACCAGCCTGCAGAGCGGCATGGACAACGTGCGCAACCCCGTCGGCAACCCCCTCGCCGGCATCGACCCCGACGAGATCGTCGACACGCGCCCCTACACCAACCTGCTCTCGTCCTACATCACCACCAACTCCCAGGGGAACCCGACCATCACCAACCT GCCGAGGAAATGGAACGTCTGCGTGATCGGCTCGCACGATCTGTACGAGCACCCGCACATCAACGATCTCGCGTACATGCCGGCCGTCAAGGATGGCAAGTTCGGCTTCAACCTTCTAGTGGGCGGGTTCATCAGCCCGAAGAGGTGGGGCGAGGCCCTCCCGCTCGATGCCTGGGTCGCCGGGGACGACGTCGTCCCGGCGTGCAAGGCCATTCTCGAGGCGTACCGGGACCTCGGCTTCAGGGGCAACCGGCAGAAGACACGCATGATGTGGCTCATCGATGAACTC GGGATGGAAGTGTTCCGGTCGGAGGTGGAGAAGAGGATGCCGAACGGGGTGCTGGAGCGCGCCGCGCCGGAGGACCTCATCGACAACAAGTGGCAGAGGCGGGACTACCTCGGCGTGCACCCGCAGAAGCAGGAAGGCCTGTCCTACGTCGGCCTTCACGTGCCCGTGGGCCGGCTGCAGGCCGCGGACATGTTCGAGCTCGCCCGCCTCGCCGACGAGTACGGCTCCGGCGAGCTCCGGCTCACGGTGGAGCAGAACATCGTCCTCCCGAACGTCAAGAACGAGAGGCTAGACGCGCTGCTCGCGGAGCCGCTGCTGCAGCAGAAGCTCTCGCCGCAGCCGTCGCTGCTGCTGAAGGGCCTTGTCGCGTGCACGGGCAACCAGTTCTGCGGGCAGGCGATCATCGAGACGAAGGCGCGGGCGCTGCAGGTGACGCAGGAGGTGGAGAAGCGCGTGTCGGTGCTCCGGCCGGTGCGCATGCACTGGACCGGCTGCCCCAACAGCTGCGGCCAGGTGCAGGTGGCCGACATCGGCTTCATGGGCTGCCTGACTAAGGACAGCAACGGAAAGATCGTCGAGGCAGCGGACATCTTCGTCGGGGGGCGCGTCGGCAGCGACTCTCACCTGACCGACGTGTACAAGAAGTCCGTGCCATGCAAGGACCTGGGGCCGATCGTGGCTGACCTCCTGGTGGAGCGGTTCGGGGCCGTgccgagggagagggaggaggatgaggagtaG
- the LOC133921149 gene encoding protein DCL homolog, chloroplastic-like, with translation MHFPSPRAHAMAVPAVTRPRLVARASLASTFCLVLRGRGRGHGRAVAAVRAREQGAAPPDPAAILRRPEVATTTSAEERESDADSSLDGPGEVEAPAEGIQGRRKAPEREWVDWEDLILEDTVPLVGFVRMILHSGKYESGDRLSPEHEKAILERLLPYHPQYEKKIGCGIDYIVVGLHPEFENSRCLFIVRKDGEQVDFSFWKCIKGLIRQKYPLYADSFILRHFRRRQDY, from the exons ATGCACTTCCCCTCGCCGCGCGCGCACGCCATGGCCGTGCCGGCCGTCACCCGCCCTCGTCTCGTCGCCAGAGCTAGCCTCGCCTCGACCTTTTGCCTGGTCCTCCGGGGCCGCGGGCGGGGACACGGCcgcgcggtggcggcggtgagGGCGCGAGAGCAGGGCGCGGCGCCGCCCGACCCGGCGGCCATCCTGCGGCGGCCGGAGGTGGCGACGACGACGTCggcggaagagagagagagcgacgCGGACTCCTCGTTGGATGGCCCGGGGGAGGTCGAGGCGCCGGCGGAAGGGATTCAAGGGAGGAGGAAGGCCccggagagggagtgggtggacTGGGAGGACCTTATCCTCGAGGACACCGTACCGCTCGTTGGCTTCGTCCGAATGATCCTCCACTCCGGCAA GTATGAAAGTGGTGATCGGCTGAGTCCTGAACATGAAAAGGCGATTCTGGAACGTTTGCTTCCATATCATCCACAATATGAGAAGAAAATTGGTTGTGGTATCGACTACATCGTG GTAGGATTGCATCCAGAATTCGAGAACTCAAGGTGTTTATTCATAGTTAGGAAGGACGGTGAGCAAGTTGATTTTTCATTCTGGAAGTGCATCAAAGGTCTCATCCGACAAAAGTACCCCTTGTATGCAGACAGTTTCATTCTCAGGCATTTCCGCAGGAGACAAGATTACTGA